The Oncorhynchus masou masou isolate Uvic2021 chromosome 6, UVic_Omas_1.1, whole genome shotgun sequence genome has a window encoding:
- the spmap2 gene encoding sperm microtubule associated protein 2 — protein MTTRMVQLAQPKPNLLRFPDRRSVYWLDELPPERNGSTTTFELTPHWSQLCGRKRLNSGFEQSRSSPQWEVSVAALSAYPSNRVCSLALPRLPTAGWVSDRPLLASLSRAVQTAVASPRVCQLACPKRRQGLYSPHSSKTSLAPPHPAATSSRLQLLAMPKSDHPQYAQDRPVIWPVPGPVRKAVASERVQALSQPNQRKALFQGYNPYTVTLAARSASASPRLQELCLPLPRKCKGK, from the exons ATGACTACCCGGATGGTGCAACTCGCTCAGCCCAAACCCAACCTGCTCCGATTCCCTGACCG ACGGTCAGTCTACTGGCTAGATGAACTCCCACCTGAAAGAAATGGCTCCACCACCACGTTTG AGTTGACGCCCCACTGGTCCCAGCTGTGTGGCAGGAAGCGGCTTAATTCTGGGTTCGAACAGAGCAG atCATCTCCCCAATGGGAGGTCAGTGTAGCAGCTCTGAGTGCCTATCCATCCAATAGAGTGTGTTCTCTGGCTTTGCCCCGCCTCCCCACCGCAGGCTGGGTATCTGACCGCCCCCTACTGGCCTCC ctgagCAGAGCGGTGCAGACTGCAGTAGCCAGTCCTAGGGTCTGCCAGTTGGCCTGTCCCAAGCGGAGGCAGGGTCTCTATTCGCCCCATTCATCCAAGACCTCCCTGGCACCCCCCCACCCAGCTGCAACCTCCTCCCGACTACAGCTCCTTGCCA tGCCTAAGTCTGACCACCCCCAGTATGCCCAGGACCGTCCAGTCATCTGGCCTGTGCCGGGGCCAGTGAGGAAGGCAGTAGCCAGTGAGAGGGTGCAGGCCCTTTCACAGCCCAACCAGCGGAAGGCGCTGTTCCAAGGATACAACCCGTACACGGTTACCCTAGCTGCACGCTCCGCTAGCGCCTCGCCGCGCCTACAG GAGCTTTGTCTGCCCCTGCCGCGGAAATGCAAGGGCAAATAG